In Stieleria varia, one genomic interval encodes:
- a CDS encoding integron integrase, whose protein sequence is MTVLQFEKEVLLSAQFGENDKTWFPRWVRRYSLTLRKGLDGELAVNRGSVIRFSKALLASGAPAWQRWQAVRALECYRDLVLKRSEPDLSDIVATLARLGKRERNIELDAPPTAEELARLRGNVNRSEPLLIQTMRGEMRVLHYAMATERAYVRWVKRFMTHVGSEKLEQFNELDIATFLTALATRDQVSASTQTQAQSGILFLYQCILGKRLGFIDAVRVKRPETLPVWFSREEIGKLLDQLTGMHRLMFLLMYGSGLRHKECRRLRIKDICFDAKHIVVRDGKGEKDRVTFLPEQAIAELKRQIETAERMHHRDVADGFEQVYLPYALGRKYPNACKELGWKWVFPSRQRSRDKRSGQVWRHHISEEQFANALKAAQKAAGITKNGVPHSLRHSFATHLVEDGTDLATVQKLMGHKDIETTMKYVHVDVGFDGRLQSPIDRLMQEGGCLGGGNAIRLASL, encoded by the coding sequence ATGACGGTTCTTCAATTTGAAAAAGAGGTTTTGCTTTCAGCACAATTTGGGGAAAATGACAAGACTTGGTTTCCCAGGTGGGTGAGGCGATATTCGTTGACTTTGCGAAAAGGGCTTGATGGTGAGTTGGCGGTCAATCGGGGCTCCGTGATCCGCTTTTCCAAAGCTTTGCTTGCCAGCGGTGCCCCGGCATGGCAGCGTTGGCAAGCGGTCCGGGCACTTGAGTGCTATCGGGATCTGGTATTGAAGCGATCTGAGCCTGACCTGTCAGACATCGTGGCGACACTGGCACGGCTGGGAAAGCGAGAGAGAAATATCGAATTGGACGCACCACCAACCGCCGAGGAACTTGCTCGATTGCGGGGGAACGTCAATCGCTCTGAGCCGCTCTTGATCCAAACCATGCGGGGTGAAATGCGAGTCCTGCACTATGCAATGGCGACGGAGAGGGCCTACGTGCGTTGGGTCAAGCGATTCATGACGCACGTCGGTTCGGAGAAGTTGGAGCAGTTCAATGAACTCGACATTGCCACCTTCCTAACAGCCCTGGCAACACGCGATCAAGTGTCCGCGAGCACTCAAACGCAAGCGCAGTCGGGGATTCTGTTTCTGTATCAGTGCATTTTGGGAAAACGTTTGGGGTTCATTGACGCGGTAAGAGTGAAGCGTCCGGAGACGTTGCCGGTTTGGTTCAGCCGCGAAGAAATCGGAAAGCTGTTGGATCAATTGACCGGCATGCACCGTTTGATGTTCTTGTTGATGTACGGGTCGGGACTTCGGCACAAGGAGTGCCGTCGGCTGCGGATCAAGGACATTTGCTTTGACGCCAAGCACATCGTGGTGCGTGATGGTAAAGGGGAGAAGGATCGAGTGACGTTTTTGCCGGAGCAGGCGATTGCGGAATTGAAGCGTCAGATTGAAACAGCGGAGCGTATGCATCACAGGGACGTTGCCGACGGATTTGAACAGGTGTACTTGCCGTACGCATTGGGTCGCAAGTATCCCAATGCGTGCAAGGAACTGGGTTGGAAATGGGTCTTTCCTTCTCGTCAGCGCAGTCGAGACAAACGCAGTGGTCAGGTTTGGCGGCACCATATCAGCGAGGAGCAGTTTGCCAATGCTCTGAAAGCGGCTCAGAAAGCGGCCGGGATCACAAAGAACGGGGTGCCGCACTCACTTCGTCACAGTTTCGCGACGCATCTGGTCGAGGACGGGACGGATTTGGCCACGGTGCAAAAGCTGATGGGGCACAAAGACATTGAAACGACGATGAAGTATGTGCATGTCGACGTGGGATTTGACGGCCGCTTGCAAAGTCCGATCGATCGGTTGATGCAAGAGGGAGGTTGCCTTGGTGGTGGCAACGCAATCCGTTTAGCGTCGTTGTGA